The proteins below are encoded in one region of Casimicrobium huifangae:
- a CDS encoding CopG family transcriptional regulator, protein MSQITLYLDDATQALVDQAAHAHGMSKSRWVAEAIRRYAAQEWPPACLNLAGSFPDFPLVGDGTGDAQPEDTPRLGF, encoded by the coding sequence ATGTCGCAAATCACCCTCTACCTCGACGACGCCACGCAAGCTCTGGTCGATCAGGCAGCGCACGCGCATGGCATGTCCAAAAGCCGCTGGGTGGCCGAGGCCATCCGCCGCTACGCCGCGCAGGAATGGCCACCCGCCTGCCTGAACCTCGCAGGCAGCTTCCCGGACTTCCCCCTGGTGGGTGACGGCACTGGTGACGCGCAGCCGGAAGACACGCCGCGCTTGGGCTTCTAG
- a CDS encoding type II toxin-antitoxin system VapC family toxin encodes MFILDSNTISYYFRGDPQVVPRLQAIRPADLGVPAIVEYELQYGLLRLPPEAAAPRLAALKQLLQPMQMLPFDSECAAEAARIRAELEAAGTPIGPHDTLIAATAMRYQGTLVTRNVREFSRVMGLRWVDWNEVSQR; translated from the coding sequence ATGTTCATCCTCGACAGCAACACCATCAGCTACTACTTCCGCGGTGACCCGCAGGTGGTGCCGCGCCTGCAAGCCATCCGGCCCGCCGACCTCGGCGTGCCCGCCATCGTGGAGTACGAACTGCAATACGGCCTGCTGCGGCTCCCGCCCGAAGCCGCCGCGCCAAGGCTCGCCGCGCTCAAGCAGCTATTGCAGCCAATGCAAATGCTCCCCTTCGACAGCGAATGCGCCGCCGAAGCCGCCCGCATCCGCGCTGAGCTCGAAGCCGCAGGCACCCCAATCGGCCCGCACGACACCCTGATCGCCGCAACAGCAATGCGCTATCAGGGCACGCTGGTCACGCGCAATGTGCGGGAGTTTTCGAGGGTGATGGGGTTGCGGTGGGTGGATTGGAATGAAGTTTCACAACGCTAG